A single Arachidicoccus sp. BS20 DNA region contains:
- a CDS encoding TlpA family protein disulfide reductase, with translation MLNYITPVPPAHIRFDNKSKDDTIITAYINLNKITEFFYLDDSLDTKGKPVLNFRYILIFPGDSICIDKIQKNIAYSTNGTPYINSIMQIPSYANLLSNPQRKDNPYRKGLKSLLDTTDKIYNFNTKKIANANLNNQSKDALNKINLLEKYFQIYNMINVGNLKENELRIMDSVNNAVLRDSSIFSINSPNAYAIIENMIQISARKNGANLGNFWNYFTKTDNNIKQFHFYKYYTFLKIIGSFFNNFDGKHNEFSIPSLQSIHQSLSANKDSGNLKDSLIKFTNILLETKTNYALAKEDLNNFDNGKYDYLFEDDYKANHEKKNINSLVNVVLDNFNSSTQDFQQVVKDKNYKLTVVDFWASWCEPCLKETPEYLKIKNELKNQSIKFVGISIDTKEDAGKWIAAAKAHGLNDTLQYRLENYQRSPLTSLLQINTIPRYIVFDNEGNVVVESLDRPSSGKFKTILLKYLNR, from the coding sequence TTGCTTAATTATATTACCCCTGTCCCACCTGCACACATACGCTTTGACAACAAGTCCAAAGATGATACTATTATAACAGCATATATCAATCTTAATAAAATAACCGAGTTTTTTTATTTGGATGATTCGCTTGATACAAAAGGAAAGCCTGTTCTTAATTTCAGATACATTTTAATTTTCCCCGGTGACAGTATTTGCATAGATAAAATACAAAAAAACATCGCATATTCAACTAATGGCACACCCTATATCAATAGTATAATGCAAATTCCCTCCTATGCTAATTTACTGTCAAATCCGCAAAGAAAAGACAATCCTTATCGTAAAGGATTAAAAAGTTTATTAGATACTACCGATAAAATATACAATTTCAATACAAAAAAAATTGCAAATGCTAATTTGAATAACCAATCCAAAGATGCCTTGAATAAAATTAATTTATTGGAAAAATATTTTCAAATATATAACATGATTAATGTTGGTAATTTGAAAGAAAATGAATTAAGAATTATGGACAGTGTGAATAATGCTGTACTGAGAGATTCAAGTATCTTCAGCATCAACTCGCCTAATGCTTATGCAATTATTGAAAACATGATTCAAATTTCAGCAAGAAAAAACGGTGCAAATCTTGGCAATTTCTGGAATTATTTTACCAAAACTGATAATAATATCAAGCAATTTCATTTTTATAAATATTATACCTTTTTAAAAATCATAGGTAGCTTTTTTAATAACTTTGATGGAAAGCACAACGAATTTTCTATTCCATCGTTGCAATCAATTCATCAATCTTTATCGGCAAATAAAGATAGTGGCAACCTGAAAGATTCATTAATAAAATTCACTAACATTCTTCTCGAAACAAAAACAAATTATGCCTTGGCAAAAGAAGACTTAAATAATTTTGATAACGGGAAATATGATTATCTTTTTGAAGATGACTATAAAGCCAATCACGAGAAAAAGAACATCAATAGTTTGGTAAATGTTGTACTTGATAATTTTAATAGCTCAACACAAGATTTTCAGCAGGTTGTCAAAGACAAAAATTATAAATTAACAGTGGTTGATTTCTGGGCAAGCTGGTGCGAACCTTGTTTAAAAGAAACTCCTGAATATTTAAAGATTAAAAACGAACTAAAAAACCAGTCGATTAAGTTTGTTGGTATAAGCATTGATACAAAAGAAGATGCAGGTAAATGGATTGCTGCCGCCAAAGCGCATGGTTTGAATGATACTCTTCAATATCGCTTGGAGAATTATCAGCGATCACCGTTAACATCGCTCCTCCAAATAAATACAATTCCGCGTTACATTGTTTTTGACAATGAAGGCAATGTTGTTGTTGAGAGTCTTGATAGACCAAGTAGCGGAAAATTTAAAACAATACTGTTAAAATACTTGAACCGATAA
- a CDS encoding SixA phosphatase family protein, protein MKELLVIRHAKSSWDSPFLEDSERPLNARGLRDAPMMAERIAHRNIALDLLLTSDAKRAYATCMFFAKEFPNAKVEIESNLYEALPKDFYEVIEDIDNRYTSVAVFSHNSGITDFVNELTNVHVDVVPTCGVFAVKIDVDDWKNFRKGKKAFWFFDYPKNLIK, encoded by the coding sequence ATGAAAGAATTGTTGGTAATTCGCCATGCAAAAAGCAGTTGGGACAGTCCGTTTCTGGAAGATAGTGAAAGACCTCTGAATGCGCGCGGCTTGCGCGACGCGCCTATGATGGCTGAAAGGATTGCGCATAGAAATATTGCCTTAGATTTATTGCTTACAAGCGATGCGAAACGAGCGTATGCCACGTGTATGTTTTTTGCCAAGGAATTTCCCAATGCAAAAGTTGAAATAGAATCGAACCTGTATGAAGCCTTGCCGAAAGATTTTTACGAAGTGATTGAAGATATCGATAACCGCTATACATCTGTTGCCGTATTCTCGCACAATTCCGGCATTACCGATTTTGTGAATGAGTTGACCAATGTGCATGTAGATGTTGTTCCTACTTGCGGCGTTTTTGCCGTAAAAATCGATGTTGACGATTGGAAAAATTTCCGCAAGGGCAAGAAGGCTTTCTGGTTTTTTGACTATCCGAAGAATTTGATAAAGTGA
- a CDS encoding YdeI/OmpD-associated family protein, producing the protein MSNQDILEKLQFSNEKNILIQGLPSSIEKQFAKVSFSKNVTPLLKIKKIDFALLFAINHNQLCTILKDVFPALHEKSKLWIAYPKSTSKIVSDLNRNCSWDVCIKNSLENHEEVELDTVWSAINFKKCASQQVEICCEEEAEVVEAVPKSRAKTFGKKLSIIPDELDSLFVKHKKAKEFFSSLPSSNQKEFVTWIEGAKRADTKQKRLTSTLEKLLAGKTNPTEK; encoded by the coding sequence ATGTCCAACCAAGATATTTTGGAAAAGCTTCAGTTTAGCAACGAAAAGAACATTTTAATTCAGGGTTTACCTTCATCCATCGAGAAACAATTTGCAAAAGTTTCATTCAGTAAAAACGTAACGCCGCTTTTAAAAATCAAGAAAATAGATTTTGCTTTGCTGTTTGCGATTAATCACAACCAGCTTTGTACTATTTTGAAAGACGTTTTTCCGGCTTTGCATGAAAAAAGCAAATTGTGGATTGCCTATCCGAAGTCTACAAGTAAAATTGTGAGCGACCTCAACCGCAATTGCAGTTGGGACGTGTGTATCAAGAATAGTTTGGAAAATCACGAGGAAGTAGAACTCGATACAGTATGGAGCGCAATTAATTTTAAAAAGTGTGCATCGCAGCAAGTTGAAATTTGTTGTGAAGAAGAAGCCGAAGTTGTGGAAGCTGTGCCTAAATCGCGTGCAAAGACTTTCGGTAAGAAGTTATCTATTATTCCGGATGAGCTGGATTCATTATTTGTAAAACATAAGAAAGCAAAGGAATTTTTCTCTTCTTTACCATCGTCCAATCAAAAGGAATTTGTTACCTGGATTGAAGGCGCTAAGCGTGCAGATACCAAGCAAAAACGCTTAACATCTACGTTGGAGAAATTGTTGGCAGGAAAAACCAACCCGACAGAAAAATAG
- the plsY gene encoding glycerol-3-phosphate 1-O-acyltransferase PlsY, which translates to MQELLLLIIAYLLGSIPTSVWVSKHFFGIDIRDYGSGNAGATNTFRVLGQKWGIFVMAVDIAKGAAAGLLVFTLQKYASHDTLQRTNLMIGLGLAAVLGHIFPIFANFKGGKGVATLFGAIIALQPAVAGCCVGVFLLVLYLTRFVSLSSIFSGIAFAVLILFIFNDNSTFYRIFSIAVALMLVLTHQKNINRLLKGTENKVPILKFRDKRKRRKRKNTDE; encoded by the coding sequence ATGCAAGAACTGTTATTACTTATTATAGCTTATTTGTTGGGTTCAATTCCTACATCCGTTTGGGTAAGCAAGCATTTTTTCGGTATTGATATTCGCGATTACGGCAGCGGAAATGCAGGTGCTACTAATACTTTCCGGGTATTGGGACAAAAGTGGGGTATTTTTGTAATGGCGGTAGATATTGCAAAAGGTGCGGCGGCAGGGCTACTGGTTTTTACTTTGCAGAAATATGCTTCGCACGATACTTTGCAACGTACCAACCTGATGATTGGTTTGGGGCTTGCTGCTGTACTCGGACATATATTTCCCATTTTCGCGAACTTCAAAGGCGGTAAAGGCGTGGCAACTCTGTTTGGAGCTATTATTGCTTTGCAGCCGGCTGTTGCCGGTTGTTGCGTAGGCGTGTTTTTGCTGGTCTTGTATTTGACGCGATTTGTGTCGCTTAGTTCCATTTTTTCGGGAATTGCTTTTGCTGTTCTGATTCTGTTTATTTTCAACGACAATTCTACTTTTTACCGCATATTTTCCATCGCCGTTGCTTTGATGCTGGTATTGACACATCAAAAAAATATTAACCGCCTGCTTAAAGGCACGGAAAATAAAGTACCAATTCTGAAATTTCGAGACAAGCGAAAAAGACGCAAAAGAAAAAATACCGACGAATAA
- the prmA gene encoding 50S ribosomal protein L11 methyltransferase: MKSYTEIIIENISAEQSAVLIALLSEDGFEGFEEADNSLKAFINKENFDEAFLQELSKEYQFNYSTKNIEEQNWNALWESNFEPVVVDDFVTVRAHFHASMQGTQHEILITPKMSFGTGHHATTYMMMQQMRALDFAGKSVFDFGTGTGVLAILAEKLGAQNIFAVDNDDWSVENAIENVNNNAGKNIVVEKAFDASAKNEQYDIVLANINKNVILVNAQTLNDVLSNNGYLLLSGLLKEDEMDIISIFSAFGLQHLNTQQRAQWISLLWRKS; this comes from the coding sequence ATGAAAAGTTACACAGAAATAATTATCGAAAATATTTCAGCCGAGCAATCCGCAGTATTGATTGCTTTGCTTTCCGAAGACGGATTTGAGGGTTTTGAGGAAGCCGACAATTCGCTTAAAGCATTCATTAATAAAGAAAATTTTGACGAAGCGTTTTTGCAAGAATTATCGAAGGAATATCAATTTAATTATTCAACTAAAAATATAGAAGAACAGAATTGGAATGCTTTATGGGAATCCAATTTTGAACCTGTTGTGGTGGACGATTTTGTAACTGTGCGTGCGCATTTTCATGCGTCTATGCAAGGCACACAACATGAAATATTGATAACGCCTAAAATGAGTTTCGGTACAGGACATCATGCTACAACTTATATGATGATGCAACAAATGCGTGCCTTGGATTTTGCAGGAAAATCTGTTTTTGATTTTGGTACGGGCACGGGTGTTTTGGCAATTCTGGCGGAAAAGCTTGGCGCGCAAAATATTTTCGCCGTGGACAACGACGATTGGTCAGTCGAGAATGCTATTGAAAATGTAAACAATAATGCAGGCAAAAACATTGTTGTAGAAAAAGCATTTGATGCTTCGGCGAAAAATGAACAATATGATATAGTGCTTGCAAATATTAATAAAAATGTGATTTTGGTAAATGCGCAAACTTTAAATGACGTGCTTAGTAACAATGGGTATTTATTGTTAAGCGGCTTGCTGAAAGAAGATGAAATGGATATTATTTCAATTTTTTCTGCGTTTGGATTACAGCACTTAAACACGCAACAGCGGGCACAATGGATTTCATTGCTGTGGCGCAAAAGTTAA
- a CDS encoding class I SAM-dependent methyltransferase, with the protein MDAKFQMFENRLTKVFKHKSKLARRQNISCYRVYDHDLPEFPFSIELYGDKIYVAEYLRRHGMEDDKHELWLDECLDVISTIIEIDKEKIFVRQRKKMSHRSSGAQYEKLDTESHFFNVEESGLKFRVNLTDYLDTGLFLDHRITRGMVRDESKDLRVLNLFCYTGSFSVYAANGGALSVTSVDLSKTYLSWAEDNFNINKLRDKKKYHFVHADVKQYLKTLKPNSFDLIIMDPPTFSNSKRMKDILDIQQDHVELINDVLNAASPNGILYFSTNYTKFILDEKQIKASQIKDITKATTPFDFEGKLKRWCYKILK; encoded by the coding sequence ATGGATGCCAAATTTCAAATGTTTGAAAATCGCCTGACCAAAGTGTTCAAACACAAAAGCAAGCTCGCCCGCAGGCAAAATATTTCGTGCTATCGTGTGTACGACCATGATTTGCCGGAATTTCCTTTTTCCATCGAGTTGTATGGCGATAAAATTTATGTAGCCGAATATCTGCGCCGTCATGGTATGGAAGATGATAAACATGAATTGTGGCTGGATGAATGCCTGGATGTAATTTCTACAATAATTGAAATTGATAAAGAAAAAATATTTGTGCGCCAGCGAAAAAAAATGTCGCATCGCAGTTCAGGCGCGCAATACGAAAAGTTGGATACAGAAAGTCATTTCTTTAATGTAGAAGAATCGGGCTTGAAATTCCGTGTAAATCTGACCGATTATTTGGACACAGGTCTGTTTCTCGACCATCGCATTACACGCGGTATGGTGCGCGACGAAAGTAAAGATTTGCGTGTGCTGAATTTGTTTTGCTACACAGGTTCATTTTCTGTGTATGCCGCGAACGGTGGAGCTTTGAGCGTTACTTCGGTGGATTTGTCTAAAACGTATTTGAGTTGGGCGGAAGACAATTTCAACATCAATAAGTTGCGCGACAAAAAGAAATATCATTTCGTTCATGCAGATGTAAAACAATATTTAAAAACGCTGAAACCGAATAGTTTTGATTTAATTATTATGGATCCGCCAACGTTCAGCAACAGCAAACGCATGAAAGATATTCTCGACATTCAGCAAGACCATGTTGAATTGATTAACGATGTACTGAACGCAGCATCGCCAAATGGCATTTTGTATTTCAGTACCAATTACACCAAATTCATTCTAGACGAAAAGCAAATCAAGGCTTCACAAATAAAAGACATTACCAAAGCCACAACGCCTTTTGACTTTGAAGGAAAATTGAAAAGATGGTGTTATAAAATTTTGAAATAA
- a CDS encoding uroporphyrinogen-III synthase — translation MVKSVGNSLVPAKTELTILITQPAPSSEKSPYYDVARKHNAMLVFHPFIKLEGLSAKEFRKQKIDILSFTAVIFTSRNAIDHFFRMCEEMKISVGQDTKYFCITEAVALYLQKFILYRKRKVFFGADGTNKSLFDVMNKHKENEKFLYVCSENQQDSDIVSWLKNNKCEFELAFMYRTVSNDVKSVMEKYPIDIICFFTPSGLKSLLDVYPDFPKSKIVCGAFGSGTEKACIDAGVKLQIVGPTKDIPNMAVALDLFLGKKPSAEKKKAAKA, via the coding sequence ATGGTAAAAAGTGTCGGCAACAGCTTGGTTCCTGCTAAAACAGAATTGACTATTTTAATTACGCAACCGGCTCCAAGCTCTGAGAAATCGCCTTACTACGACGTCGCCCGAAAACATAATGCAATGCTGGTTTTTCATCCATTCATTAAGTTGGAAGGTCTTTCGGCAAAAGAATTTCGCAAGCAAAAGATAGATATTTTATCATTTACGGCAGTAATATTTACCAGCCGGAATGCTATTGACCATTTCTTTCGTATGTGCGAAGAGATGAAAATCTCCGTAGGACAGGACACGAAATATTTTTGTATTACGGAAGCGGTGGCACTTTATCTGCAAAAATTTATTTTGTACAGGAAACGCAAAGTTTTCTTTGGTGCGGACGGTACAAACAAAAGCCTTTTTGATGTGATGAACAAACATAAAGAGAATGAGAAATTTCTTTATGTATGTAGTGAAAATCAGCAGGATAGCGATATTGTAAGCTGGCTGAAAAATAATAAATGCGAATTTGAACTTGCATTTATGTACCGAACCGTAAGCAATGATGTGAAAAGCGTGATGGAAAAATATCCAATTGATATTATTTGTTTTTTTACGCCAAGCGGCTTGAAATCTTTACTGGATGTGTATCCTGATTTCCCGAAGTCAAAAATTGTTTGTGGTGCATTTGGCAGCGGTACAGAAAAAGCCTGCATTGATGCCGGAGTAAAACTGCAAATTGTGGGACCTACTAAAGATATTCCCAACATGGCAGTAGCGCTGGATTTATTTCTTGGTAAAAAACCGTCCGCCGAAAAAAAGAAAGCTGCGAAAGCCTGA
- a CDS encoding DUF4271 domain-containing protein, which yields MWQLTNNKIKHIKKIFLILSLFIGLGLNAQTKDSAQKSVTTADSAKKDSPKHHIAVIPKNVSRNDSNVQKKDAASANVATVKDNNEKNISTESPSVTPVHHKNLLGKIFPQWFYKTGGKSSEADTINLHPQSDAPDLLFFIFLAIVLLVGVIRVGFPKYFTQVFQFILQPRIRKKNQRESNSAENVAPALLLNFLFVVTVSLCVVQLSEKDFSLIAAWKYWLYGAVAISIIYLVKYLVIKLSGWMFGEVQAASTYNYVVFSINKIVGVLLVPIVVFVAYGSPQVVSVIYSAFSVIVVCLLAYRYIASFILMRGNLKISAFHFFLYLCAIEIIPLLIVYKVLWLNFGKII from the coding sequence ATGTGGCAATTAACAAACAATAAAATTAAACACATAAAAAAAATCTTTTTGATATTGTCGTTGTTTATCGGTTTGGGATTGAATGCTCAAACGAAAGACAGTGCGCAGAAATCTGTGACAACAGCCGATTCTGCAAAAAAAGATTCTCCAAAACATCACATTGCTGTCATTCCAAAAAATGTTTCCCGGAATGATAGCAATGTCCAAAAAAAAGATGCTGCTTCCGCAAATGTTGCGACTGTAAAAGATAATAACGAAAAAAATATTTCTACTGAAAGCCCCTCTGTAACGCCGGTTCATCATAAAAATTTGTTGGGAAAAATTTTCCCGCAATGGTTTTATAAAACCGGCGGAAAAAGTTCAGAGGCAGACACAATCAATCTTCATCCGCAGTCGGATGCGCCGGATTTGTTGTTCTTTATATTTCTGGCAATTGTATTGCTTGTCGGGGTTATCAGGGTGGGTTTTCCAAAATATTTTACACAGGTTTTTCAGTTTATTTTACAGCCGCGCATTCGCAAAAAAAATCAGAGAGAAAGTAACAGTGCAGAGAATGTCGCGCCTGCATTGCTGCTCAATTTTTTGTTTGTGGTTACGGTAAGCCTTTGCGTGGTACAGCTTTCAGAAAAAGATTTTTCTCTCATTGCAGCATGGAAATACTGGTTGTATGGCGCAGTTGCAATAAGTATCATTTACCTGGTAAAATATCTTGTTATAAAATTATCCGGCTGGATGTTTGGTGAGGTTCAGGCTGCATCGACTTACAATTATGTTGTGTTTTCGATTAATAAAATTGTAGGTGTGTTGCTTGTGCCGATTGTGGTTTTTGTGGCTTACGGAAGCCCGCAAGTTGTATCGGTTATTTATTCGGCATTTAGTGTTATTGTTGTTTGTTTACTGGCATACCGTTATATCGCATCATTTATTTTGATGCGTGGAAATCTGAAAATAAGCGCTTTTCACTTTTTTTTATACCTTTGCGCGATTGAAATTATACCCTTGCTGATTGTGTACAAGGTATTGTGGTTGAATTTCGGAAAAATTATTTAG
- a CDS encoding ATP-binding cassette domain-containing protein: MKIILGSNFPIFVSMQITLKNLIPIPLKENLSKRPSDVWHNQVEFEQGSRIKIKAPSGTGKTTLIHYIYKLRTDYEGNVLWGNKDVRQISGDELAGNRQQNISVIFQDLRLFENLTARENIELNRVLQKPFCESSKIDEMAEKLGVPHILNQRAGICSYGEQQRIAIIRALIQPFSMLIMDEPFSHLDKKNSEKAAQLIDEECTKRNAGFVLTDLDDDTFFNYTTLLNL, from the coding sequence TTGAAAATAATTCTTGGCAGCAACTTTCCTATCTTTGTTTCTATGCAAATAACGCTGAAAAATTTAATTCCCATTCCGCTCAAGGAAAATCTAAGTAAACGTCCGTCGGATGTATGGCACAATCAAGTGGAATTTGAACAAGGAAGTCGTATAAAAATTAAAGCGCCAAGCGGCACAGGAAAAACTACGCTCATTCATTACATCTACAAGCTGCGGACAGATTATGAGGGAAATGTATTGTGGGGAAATAAAGACGTGCGTCAAATTTCCGGCGATGAACTTGCAGGCAATCGCCAACAAAACATCAGCGTAATTTTTCAGGATTTGCGTCTGTTTGAAAATCTCACGGCGCGGGAAAACATCGAGCTGAACCGCGTGTTGCAAAAGCCTTTTTGCGAATCGTCCAAGATTGACGAAATGGCTGAAAAACTTGGCGTACCGCATATTTTAAACCAGCGTGCAGGCATTTGCAGTTACGGCGAGCAACAACGGATTGCCATTATCCGCGCATTGATTCAACCCTTTTCTATGTTAATTATGGACGAACCTTTCAGCCATCTTGACAAAAAAAATTCAGAGAAAGCTGCACAGCTGATTGACGAAGAATGTACGAAACGCAATGCAGGCTTCGTTCTCACAGATTTGGACGATGATACTTTTTTCAACTACACAACTTTACTTAATTTATAA
- a CDS encoding ABC transporter permease family protein — protein MNGKFGSYLTIHETHDFMLNNLLKKIIKSGAGRVRYVLAMIGLSVALLLILAAIQLQANYYQLLHGNNSQDSIANFLVVNKIVSSQTRGNTQLSDDEIDDLKKQPFIDAVGIVTPARFKVSATGGNTLPFYTEMFFESVPNDFLDINNPGWQWNDQSQFIPVVIPNAFLDLYNFGFAASQGLPQLSQDLIKNIPIRLSIQAPSGVKNYYAKIVGFSDRISSILVPQSFMDWANENFATEAPKGASRVVIRTKDPSNPQLTDYLKQHNLTTDTEKTRFSKYRKIVSFVVSISWFTGVAMLLFALLVFSLFIELTIASSKEEIKLLITLGSAPKQLKNFMMKQLFPSNIVIMIVVLIIISLLQFLLHKFLLGQSMMISPLISLWTLLSALIVLLILWIVHVRTIGKQIKN, from the coding sequence GTGAACGGCAAGTTTGGTTCATATCTCACGATTCACGAAACTCACGATTTTATGCTGAACAATTTATTAAAAAAAATTATCAAATCCGGCGCGGGTCGCGTGCGTTATGTGTTGGCAATGATTGGTTTGAGCGTGGCGCTATTATTGATTTTGGCAGCTATTCAATTGCAGGCAAATTATTACCAATTGCTTCACGGCAATAATTCGCAGGACAGCATTGCTAATTTTTTAGTTGTAAACAAAATTGTTTCGTCGCAAACGCGCGGTAACACACAACTTTCGGATGACGAAATTGATGATTTGAAAAAGCAACCTTTCATCGATGCGGTTGGCATAGTTACGCCTGCGCGATTCAAGGTTTCGGCAACAGGCGGAAACACGCTTCCTTTTTATACCGAAATGTTTTTTGAAAGCGTACCAAACGATTTTCTCGATATAAATAATCCCGGCTGGCAATGGAACGACCAATCGCAGTTTATTCCGGTTGTGATACCGAATGCTTTTCTCGATTTATATAATTTCGGTTTTGCTGCTTCGCAAGGTTTGCCGCAGCTTTCACAGGATTTGATTAAAAACATTCCCATCCGGTTAAGTATTCAAGCGCCAAGCGGCGTGAAAAATTATTATGCAAAAATTGTTGGTTTCAGTGACAGAATTTCATCTATTCTTGTACCGCAGAGTTTTATGGATTGGGCGAATGAAAATTTTGCTACCGAAGCTCCCAAAGGTGCGTCGCGCGTAGTCATCCGCACAAAAGACCCAAGCAATCCGCAACTTACGGATTATTTGAAACAACATAATCTTACAACCGATACAGAGAAAACGCGATTCAGCAAATACCGGAAAATTGTTTCATTTGTCGTGAGCATTTCATGGTTTACCGGCGTTGCCATGTTATTATTTGCATTGCTGGTTTTCAGCTTGTTTATTGAGCTTACAATTGCGAGCAGCAAAGAAGAAATCAAACTCTTAATCACACTTGGCTCTGCGCCAAAGCAGTTGAAAAATTTTATGATGAAACAATTGTTTCCGTCTAACATCGTTATTATGATTGTAGTGTTAATCATCATCAGTTTATTGCAATTTTTGTTACACAAATTTTTACTTGGGCAAAGCATGATGATTAGTCCGCTTATTTCTTTATGGACTTTATTGTCGGCACTGATAGTGCTGTTGATTCTGTGGATTGTTCATGTGCGAACAATCGGGAAACAAATAAAGAATTAG
- a CDS encoding lysylphosphatidylglycerol synthase domain-containing protein — MNLNPRYKKILNYVVGPVLFVILAFSIYHKIVKQPHLKESWQSIRETIARHYYLLALMIALMFINWTIEARKWQLLIRPVQRVSLFTGFKAVLSGLSLSLFIPNGAGEYLGRMLYMSEGNRLRSVAVSFVGSLSQLLVTLIVGVIGLHYLLANVPAFGADIIGLNKFWLKALLYAVYIFIVFFLLLYFKISLFVTWFEKIPFVYKHRVLINSLESFHKHLLLRILLLSFFRYTIFIAQYVLMFYLFNVSMPLFWAIGSASVFFLLLAIVPTVPIAELGVRGEISIRVFGALAQNTLGIISATGFIWLLNIIIPSLAGSLFVLSLRIFKNRN, encoded by the coding sequence ATGAATCTGAATCCGAGATACAAAAAAATACTCAACTACGTTGTTGGTCCCGTACTATTCGTGATATTAGCTTTTTCTATTTATCACAAAATTGTAAAGCAACCTCACCTCAAAGAATCATGGCAATCGATACGCGAAACCATTGCGCGCCATTATTACTTGCTTGCGCTGATGATTGCGCTGATGTTCATCAACTGGACAATTGAAGCGCGCAAATGGCAATTGCTGATTCGTCCTGTGCAGCGCGTAAGTTTGTTTACAGGCTTTAAAGCAGTTCTCTCCGGGCTTTCGCTTTCTTTATTTATTCCTAACGGCGCAGGCGAATATCTTGGTCGTATGTTGTATATGAGCGAAGGCAACCGGCTGCGCTCTGTCGCTGTCAGTTTTGTAGGAAGCCTCAGTCAATTATTAGTCACGCTGATTGTTGGCGTAATCGGGTTACACTATTTATTGGCAAATGTTCCGGCATTTGGCGCGGACATTATCGGACTGAATAAATTCTGGCTGAAGGCTTTATTGTATGCCGTATATATTTTTATTGTTTTCTTTTTGTTATTATATTTTAAAATTTCTTTGTTTGTAACATGGTTCGAAAAAATTCCGTTTGTTTACAAGCACAGAGTTTTAATAAACAGTTTAGAGAGTTTTCATAAGCATTTATTATTGCGTATTCTGTTACTGTCTTTTTTCCGGTACACGATTTTTATAGCGCAATATGTGTTGATGTTTTATTTGTTCAATGTATCCATGCCTTTGTTTTGGGCAATCGGTTCGGCAAGCGTATTCTTTCTTTTGCTGGCAATTGTGCCAACTGTTCCGATTGCAGAACTGGGCGTGCGTGGAGAAATCAGCATCCGGGTTTTTGGCGCCCTTGCGCAGAATACGCTGGGCATCATCAGCGCAACGGGTTTTATATGGTTGTTAAATATTATCATACCGTCATTGGCGGGAAGTTTGTTTGTATTAAGTTTGAGGATATTTAAAAACAGGAATTAA
- a CDS encoding DUF3108 domain-containing protein — MKKYILIILLSAWHCAAFSQTDDALCGMENTSFKAGESFTLTVYYSVAGIYVSAGTATVSTSLGTFNNKPVYHILCLGKSGSSYDWIFKVRDRYESYIDTATMQSLKFIRQIHEGSYKKNEDVAFNRETNTTVTNKGVYKTPECIQDVISAVFNARNVDYSRYKINDRIPFKMFLDNQVYNLYVRYMGKEKVKTRFGTFNAIKLKPLLIKGEMFKGGEKMTLWVSDDANHIPLRVESPITVGSIKVDMTGYKGLRYALSSQVK, encoded by the coding sequence ATGAAGAAATATATTTTGATAATATTGTTATCTGCATGGCACTGCGCGGCGTTCTCACAAACGGATGATGCCTTATGCGGTATGGAAAATACTTCTTTTAAAGCCGGCGAATCTTTTACGCTCACGGTTTATTATTCCGTTGCAGGAATTTATGTGAGCGCCGGTACGGCAACCGTAAGTACATCGCTCGGCACTTTCAACAATAAACCTGTATATCATATTTTGTGTTTGGGAAAATCCGGCTCGTCATACGACTGGATTTTCAAAGTGCGCGACCGGTACGAAAGTTATATTGATACGGCAACCATGCAATCGTTGAAGTTTATCCGTCAAATTCATGAAGGAAGTTATAAGAAAAATGAAGATGTTGCATTCAACCGGGAAACCAATACAACCGTTACCAACAAAGGCGTATATAAAACACCTGAATGTATACAGGATGTAATAAGTGCTGTGTTCAATGCGCGTAATGTTGATTATTCAAGATATAAAATTAACGACCGGATTCCTTTTAAAATGTTTCTGGACAATCAGGTCTACAATCTTTACGTCCGATATATGGGCAAAGAAAAAGTAAAAACACGCTTCGGTACTTTCAACGCCATAAAACTGAAACCGCTTTTGATTAAAGGCGAAATGTTTAAAGGCGGCGAAAAAATGACACTCTGGGTAAGCGACGATGCCAATCATATTCCGCTTCGCGTGGAAAGCCCGATAACAGTAGGTTCCATCAAAGTGGATATGACGGGATATAAAGGATTGAGGTATGCGTTGAGTTCGCAAGTGAAGTAA